Proteins encoded within one genomic window of Ursus arctos isolate Adak ecotype North America unplaced genomic scaffold, UrsArc2.0 scaffold_7, whole genome shotgun sequence:
- the ZSWIM8 gene encoding zinc finger SWIM domain-containing protein 8 isoform X4 — translation MELMFAEWEDGERFSFEDSDRFEEDSLCSFISEAESLCQNWRGWRKQSAGPNSPTGGGGGGGSGGTRMRDGLVIPLVELSAKQVAFHIPFEVVEKVYPPVPEQLQLRIAFWSFPENEEDIRLYSCLANGSADEFQRGDQLFRMRAVKDPLQIGFHLSATVVPPQMVPPKGAYNVAVMFDRCRVTSCSCTCGAGAKWCTHVVALCLFRIHNASAVCLRAPVSESLSRLQRDQLQKFAQYLISELPQQILPTAQRLLDELLSSQSTAINTVCGAPDPTAGPSASDQSTWYLDESTLTDNIKKTLHKFCGPSPVVFSDVNSMYLSSTEPPAAAEWACLLRPLRGREPEGVWNLLSIVREMFKRRDSNAAPLLEILTDQCLTYEQITGWWYSVRTSASHSSASGHTGRSNGQSEVAAHACASMCDEMVTLWRLAVLDPALSPQRRRELCAQLRQWQLKVIENVKRGQHKKTLERLFPGFRPAVEACYFNWEEAYPLPGVTYSGTDRKLALCWARALPPRPGASRSGGLEESRERPRPLPSEPAVRPKEPGAKRKGLGEGVPSSQRGPRRLSAEGGDKALHKMGPGGGKAKALGGAGSGGKGSAGGGSKRRLSSEDSSLEPDLAEMSLDDSSLALGAEASTFGGFPESPPPCPPPGGSRGPSTFLPEPPDTYEEDGGVYFSEGPEPPTASAGPRGLLPGEVCTRDDLPSTDESGNGLPKTKEAATAVGEEDDDYQAYYLNAQDGAGGEEEKAEGGAGEEHDLFAGLKPLEQESRMEVLFACAEALHAHGYSSEASRLTVELAQDLLANPPDLKVEPPPAKGKKNKVSTSRQTWVATNTLTKAAFLLTVLSERPEHHNLAFRVGMFALELQRPPASTKALEVKLAYQESEVAALLKKIPLGPSEMSTMRCRAEELREGTLCDYRPVLPLMLASFIFDVLCAPVVSPTGSRPPSRNWNNEMPGDEELGFEAAVAALGMKTTVSEAEHPLLCEGTRREKGDLALALMITYKDDQAKLKKILDKLLDRESQTHKPQTLSSFYSSSRPATASQRSPSKHGGPSAPGALQPLTSGSAGPAQPGSVAGAGPGPTEGFTEKNVPESSPHSPCEGLPSEAALTPRPEGKVPSRLALGSRGGYNGRGWGSPGRPKKKHTGMASIDSSAPETTSDSSPTLSRRPLRGGWAPTSWGRGQDSDSISSSSSDSLGSSSSSGSRRASASGGARAKTVEVGRYKGRRPESHAPHVPNQPSEAAAHFYFELAKTVLIKAGGNSSTSIFTHPSSSGGHQGPHRNLHLCAFEIGLYALGLHNFVSPNWLSRTYSSHVSWITGQAMEIGSAALTILVECWDGHLTPPEVASLADRASRARDSNMVRAAAELALSCLPHAHALNPNEIQRALVQCKEQDNLMLEKACMAVEEAAKGGGVYPEVLFEVAHQWFWLYEQTAGGSSTAREGATSCSASGIRAAGEAGRGLSEGRGGPGTEPVTVAAAAAVTAAATVVPVISVGSSLYPGPGLGHGHSPGLHPYTALQPHLPCSPQYLTHPAHPAHPMPHMPRPAVFPVPSSAYPQGVHPAFLGAQYPYSVTPPSLAATAVSFPVPSMAPITVHPYHTEPGLPLPTSVACELWGQGTVSSVHPASTFPAIQGASLPALTTQPSPLVSGGFPPPEEETHSQPVNPHSLHHLHAAYRVGMLALEMLGRRAHNDHPNNFSRSPPYTDDVKWLLGLAAKLGVNYVHQFCVGAAKGVLSPFVLQEIVMETLQRLSPAHAHNHLRAPAFHQLVQRCQQAYMQYIHHRLIHLTPADYDDFVNAIRSARSAFCLTPMGMMQFNDILQNLKRSKQTKELWQRVSLEMTTFSP, via the exons ATGGAGCTGATGTTCGCGGAATGGGAGGACGGAGAGCGCTTTTCATTCGAAGATTCGGACCGCTTTGAGGAGGATTCGCTCTGTTCCTTCATCTCCGAGGCCGAGAGCCTCTGCCAGAACTGGCGGGGATGGCGCAAACAGTCCGCGGGGCCCAATTCCCCCACTGGCGGCGGTGGCGGAGGTGGCAGTGGCGGTACCAGAATGCGAG ATGGACTGGTGATCCCATTGGTGGAGCTATCAGCAAAGCAGGTGGCATTTCATATCCCATTTGAAGTGGTGGAGAAAGTTTATCCCCCAGTGCCTGAGCAGCTACAGCTCCGAATTGCTTTTTGGAGCTTCCCTGAGAATGAAGAGGATATCCG GCTGTATTCGTGCCTAGCCAATGGCAGCGCGGATGAGTTCCAGCGAGGGGATCAGCTGTTCCGCATGAGGGCTGTGAAGGACCCGCTGCAGATAG GGTTCCACCTGAGTGCTACAGTGGTGCCACCTCAGATGGTACCCCCCAAAGGGGCCTACAACGTGGCTGTGATGTTTGACCGTTGCCGGGTCACTTCCTGCAGCTGCACCTGTGGGGCTGGGGCCAAATGGTGCACTCACGTCGTGGCCCTCTGTCTCTTCCGCATCCACAAC GCTTCTGCAGTCTGCCTGCGTGCCCCAGTCTCAGAGTCCCTGTCTCGGCTGCAGAGGGACCAGCTGCAGAAGTTTGCTCAGTACCTCATCAGTGAGCTCCCTCAGCAG ATTCTCCCCACAGCCCAGCGTCTTCTGGATGAACTCCTCTCTTCGCAGTCGACAGCCATCAATACAGTGTGTGGAGCCCCCG ACCCCACAGCAGGGCCCTCCGCCTCTGACCAGAGTACCTGGTATTTGGATGAATCAACACTCACCGACAATATCAAGAAGACACTGCACAAGTTCTGTGGCCCCTCGCCTGTGGTCTTCAG TGATGTGAACTCCATGTACCTGTCTTCCACGGAGCCGCCAGCCGCTGCTGAATGGGCATGTCTGCTGCGCCCTCTAAGGGGCCGCGAGCCGGAGGGTGTCTGGAACCTGCTTAGCATTGTGCGGGAGATGTTCAAACGGAGGGACAGCAATGCTGCCCCCTTGTTGGAAATCCTCACTGACCAGTGCCTCACCTATGAACAG ATAACAGGTTGGTGGTACAGCGTGCGCACCTCAGCCTCACACAGCAGTGCCAGTGGGCACACGGGCCGTAGCAACGGGCAGTCAGAGGTGGCAGCCCATGCCTGTGCCAGCATGTGTGATGAGATGGTCACACTGTGGAGGCTCGCTGTTTTGGACCCTGCACTCAGCCCCCAGCG CCGCCGGGAACTGTGTGCACAGCTACGCCAGTGGCAGCTGAAGGTGATTGAGAATGTGAAGCGGGGACAGCACAAAAAGACCCTGGAGCGGCTCTTCCCTGGCTTCCGGCCAGCAGTGGAGGCCTGCTACTTCAACTGGGAAGAGGCCTACCCGCTTCCCGGTGTCACCTACAGTGGCACTGACCGGAAGTTGGCACTCTGCTGGGCCCGAGCCCTGCCCCCTCGGCCAGGTGCCTCTCGATCTGGGGGCCTGGAGGAATCCCGGGAGCGGCCCCGACCTCTTCCTTCTGAGCCAGCTGTGCGgcccaaggagcctggggccaAGCGCAAGGGATTGGGTGAGGGGGTCCCCTCGTCACAGCGGGGGCCCCGCCGCCTCTCTGCTGAGGGGGGAGATAAGGCTCTGCATAAGATGGGTCCAGGTGGGGGCAAAGCCAAGGCACTGGGTGGGGCTGGCAGTGGGGGCAAGGGCTCAGCAGGCGGTGGGAGCAAGCGACGGCTGAGCAGTGAAGACAGCTCCCTGGAGCCAGATCTGGCCGAGATGAGCCTGGATGACAGCAGCCTGGCCCTGGGCGCAGAGGCCAGCACCTTCGGTGGATTCCCTGAGAGCCCGccaccctgccctcctcctggtgGCTCCCGAGGTCCTTCCACCTTCCTTCCTGAACCCCCAGATACTTATGAAGAAGATGGTGGTGTGTACTTCTCAGAAGGGCCTGAgcctcccacagcctctgctGGCCCCCGCGGCCTATTGCCTGGGGAGGTCTGTACCCGGGATGACCTCCCCTCCACAGATGAGAGTGGCAATGGGCTCCCCAAAACCAAAGAGGCAGCCACCGCAGTCGGAGAGGAGGATGATGACTACCAGGCATATTATCTGAATGCCCAggatggggctgggggtgaggaagagAAGGCCGAGGGCGGGGCCGGGGAGGAGCACGACCTGTTTGCCGGGCTGAAGCCACTGGAACAGGAGAGCCGCATGGAG GTACTGTTTGCCTGTGCTGAGGCCCTGCATGCGCACGGCTATAGCAGTGAGGCCTCCCGCCTCACCGTGGAGCTTGCCCAGGACCTGCTAGCCAACCCACCCGACCTCAAGGTAGAGCCGCCCCCTGCCAAG GGCAAGAAGAACAAGGTATCCACGAGCCGTCAGACCTGGGTGGCTACCAACACCCTGACCAAGGCAGCCTTCCTGTTGACAGTGCTGAGTGAGCGTCCGGAGCACCACAACCTGGCCTTCCGAGTTGGCATGTTTGCCTTGGAGCTTCAGCGGCCCCCAGCTTCTACCAAGGCCTTGGAG GTGAAGCTGGCATACCAGGAGTCTGAGGTGGCTGCCCTGCTCAAGAAGATTCCTCTGGGTCCGAGTGAGATGAGTACCATGCGGTGCCGGGCAGAGGAGCTTCGGGAGGGGACGCTCTGTGACTATCGGCCTGTTTTGCCTCTCATGCTGGCCAGTTTCATCTTTGACGTTCTCTGTGCTCCAG TGGTTTCTCCCACGGGTTCCCGGCCTCCGAGTCGTAACTGGAACAACGAGATGCCTGGGGAtgaggagctgggatttgaagcaGCAGTTGCTGCCTTAG GTATGAAGACAACTGTGAGTGAGGCAGAGCATCCCCTCCTATGTGAAGGCACACGTCGGGAGAAGGGTGACCTGGCACTGGCACTAATGATCACTTACAAGGATGACCAAGCCAAGCTCAAAAAG ATCTTAGACAAACTCTTGGACCGAGAGAGCCAGACGCATAAGCCCCAGACACTGAGTTCGTTCTACTCATCCAGCCGCCCAGCCACAGCCAGCCAGAGGTCTCCTTCAAAGCATGGGGGCCCATCTGCCCCAGGGGCCCTGCAACCACTGACCTCGGGCTCTGCAGGGCCTGCTCAGCCAGGGAGTGTGgcaggggctgggccaggccccACTGAGGGCTTCACAGAGAAGAATGTGCCTG AAAGTTCCCCACATTCTCCCTGTGAGGGTCTCCCATCTGAGGCAGCTTTAACCCCAAGGCCAGAAGGGAAGGTTCCCAGCCGCCTGGCACTTGGCAGTCGTGGAGGCTACAATGGACGGGGCTGGGGCTCCCCAGGGCGGCCTAAGAAGAAACACACAG GCATGGCCAGCATTGACAGCAGTGCCCCTGAAACCACATCGGATAGCTCCCCCACCTTAAGCCGGAGGCCACTTCGAGGGGGCTGGGCCCCCACCTCCTGGGGCCGAGGACAGGACAGTGACAGCATTAGCAGCTCTTCCTCGGACTCCCTGGGCTCCTCGTCCTCCAGTGGAAGTCGCCGGGCCAGTGCCAGTGGAGGGGCCCGGGCGAAGACAGTTGAAGTTGGCAG GTACAAGGGCCGCCGTCCCGAGAGTCATGCCCCCCATGTACCCAATCAGCCATCAGAGGCAGCTGCACACTTCTACTTCGAGTTAGCGAAGACGGTGCTGATCAAGGCAGGGGGCAACAGCAGCACTTCCATTTTCACACATCCATCTTCCTCAGGGGGCCACCAGGGTCCTCACCGCAACCTGCACCTTTGCGCCTTCGAGATTGGGCTTTATGCCCTTGGCCTGCACAACTTTGTTTCTCCCAACTGGCTCTCACGTACTTATTCTTCCCACGTTTCCTGGATTACAG GTCAGGCAATGGAGATCGGCAGTGCAGCTCTGACTATACTGGTAGAATGCTGGGATGGACACTTGACACCCCCTGAGGTTGCATCCCTGGCTGACAGGGCATCACGGGCACGAGACTCCAATATGGTGAGGGCAGCAGCGGAGCTAGCCCTAAGCTGCCTGCCTCATGCCCATGCGTTGAACCCCAATGAGATCCAGCGGGCCCTGGTGCAGTGCAAGGAGCAG gaTAACCTGATGCTGGAGAAGGCCTGCATGGCAGTGGAAGAGGCGGCTAAGGGTGGGGGTGTATACCCCGAAGTGTTGTTTGAGGTTGCTCACCAGTGGTTCTGGCTATATGAGCAAACAGCAGGTGGCTCATCCACAGCCCGTGAAGGGGCTACAAGCTGTAGTGCCAGTGGGatcagggcagctggggaggctgGGCGGGGGCTGTCTGAGGGCAGGGGGGGCCCAGGGACTGAGCCGGTTACagtggcggcagcagcagcagtgacAGCAGCAGCCACAGTGGTGCCAGTCATCTCAGTGGGGTCCAGTTTATATCCAGGTCCAGGACTGGGGCATGGTCATTCCCCTGGCCTGCACCCCTACACTGCTCTACAGCCCCACCTGCCCTGCAGCCCTCAATACCTCACCCACCCAGCTCACCCTGCCCACCCAATGCCTCATATGCCCCGGCCTGCCGTCTTCCCTGTGCCCAGCTCTGCATACCCACAG GGTGTGCATCCTGCCTTCTTGGGGGCTCAGTACCCCTACTCAGTGACTCCCCCCTCACTTGCTGCCACTGCTGTGTCTTTCCCCGTCCCTTCCATGGCACCCATCACAGTACATCCCTACCACACAGAGCCAGGGCTCCCACTGCCCACCAGTGTGGCCTGTGAGTTGTGGGGACAGGGCACAG TGAGCAGCGTCCATCCAGCATCCACATTTCCAGCCATCCAGGGTGCCTCGTTGCCTGCCCTGACTACACAGCCTAGCCCTCTGGTGAGCGGGGGGTTTCCACCACCCGAGGAGGAGACACACAGTCAGCCTGTCAACCCACACAGCCTACATCACCTGCACGCTGCCTACCGTGTTG GAATGCTGGCACTGGAGATGCTGGGTCGTCGAGCACACAATGATCACCCCAACAacttctcccgctccccccccTACACTGATGATGTGAAATGGTTGCTGGGGCTGGCAGCAAAGCTGG gagtGAACTACGTGCACCAGTTCTGTGTGGGGGCAGCCAAGGGGGTGCTGAGCCCGTTTGTGCTGCAGGAGATCGTCATGGAGACGCTGCAGCGGCTGAGCCCTGCTCATGCCCACAACCACCTGCGTGCCCCGGCCTTCCACCAACTGGTGCAGCGCTGCCAGCAGGCATACATGCAG TACATCCACCACCGCTTGATCCACCTGACCCCTGCCGACTACGACGACTTTGTGAATGCGATCCGCAGTGCCCGCAGCGCCTTCTGCCTGACACCCATGGGCATGATGCAGTTCAACGACATCCTGCAGAACCTCAAGCGCAGCAAACAGACCAAGGAGCTGTGGCAGCGGGTCTCACTCGAGATGACCACCTTCTCCCCATGA
- the ZSWIM8 gene encoding zinc finger SWIM domain-containing protein 8 isoform X6: MELMFAEWEDGERFSFEDSDRFEEDSLCSFISEAESLCQNWRGWRKQSAGPNSPTGGGGGGGSGGTRMRDGLVIPLVELSAKQVAFHIPFEVVEKVYPPVPEQLQLRIAFWSFPENEEDIRLYSCLANGSADEFQRGDQLFRMRAVKDPLQIGFHLSATVVPPQMVPPKGAYNVAVMFDRCRVTSCSCTCGAGAKWCTHVVALCLFRIHNASAVCLRAPVSESLSRLQRDQLQKFAQYLISELPQQILPTAQRLLDELLSSQSTAINTVCGAPDPTAGPSASDQSTWYLDESTLTDNIKKTLHKFCGPSPVVFSDVNSMYLSSTEPPAAAEWACLLRPLRGREPEGVWNLLSIVREMFKRRDSNAAPLLEILTDQCLTYEQITGWWYSVRTSASHSSASGHTGRSNGQSEVAAHACASMCDEMVTLWRLAVLDPALSPQRRRELCAQLRQWQLKVIENVKRGQHKKTLERLFPGFRPAVEACYFNWEEAYPLPGVTYSGTDRKLALCWARALPPRPGASRSGGLEESRERPRPLPSEPAVRPKEPGAKRKGLGEGVPSSQRGPRRLSAEGGDKALHKMGPGGGKAKALGGAGSGGKGSAGGGSKRRLSSEDSSLEPDLAEMSLDDSSLALGAEASTFGGFPESPPPCPPPGGSRGPSTFLPEPPDTYEEDGGVYFSEGPEPPTASAGPRGLLPGEVCTRDDLPSTDESGNGLPKTKEAATAVGEEDDDYQAYYLNAQDGAGGEEEKAEGGAGEEHDLFAGLKPLEQESRMEVLFACAEALHAHGYSSEASRLTVELAQDLLANPPDLKGKKNKVSTSRQTWVATNTLTKAAFLLTVLSERPEHHNLAFRVGMFALELQRPPASTKALEVKLAYQESEVAALLKKIPLGPSEMSTMRCRAEELREGTLCDYRPVLPLMLASFIFDVLCAPVVSPTGSRPPSRNWNNEMPGDEELGFEAAVAALGMKTTVSEAEHPLLCEGTRREKGDLALALMITYKDDQAKLKKILDKLLDRESQTHKPQTLSSFYSSSRPATASQRSPSKHGGPSAPGALQPLTSGSAGPAQPGSVAGAGPGPTEGFTEKNVPESSPHSPCEGLPSEAALTPRPEGKVPSRLALGSRGGYNGRGWGSPGRPKKKHTGMASIDSSAPETTSDSSPTLSRRPLRGGWAPTSWGRGQDSDSISSSSSDSLGSSSSSGSRRASASGGARAKTVEVGRYKGRRPESHAPHVPNQPSEAAAHFYFELAKTVLIKAGGNSSTSIFTHPSSSGGHQGPHRNLHLCAFEIGLYALGLHNFVSPNWLSRTYSSHVSWITGQAMEIGSAALTILVECWDGHLTPPEVASLADRASRARDSNMVRAAAELALSCLPHAHALNPNEIQRALVQCKEQDNLMLEKACMAVEEAAKGGGVYPEVLFEVAHQWFWLYEQTAGGSSTAREGATSCSASGIRAAGEAGRGLSEGRGGPGTEPVTVAAAAAVTAAATVVPVISVGSSLYPGPGLGHGHSPGLHPYTALQPHLPCSPQYLTHPAHPAHPMPHMPRPAVFPVPSSAYPQGVHPAFLGAQYPYSVTPPSLAATAVSFPVPSMAPITVHPYHTEPGLPLPTSVALSSVHPASTFPAIQGASLPALTTQPSPLVSGGFPPPEEETHSQPVNPHSLHHLHAAYRVGMLALEMLGRRAHNDHPNNFSRSPPYTDDVKWLLGLAAKLGVNYVHQFCVGAAKGVLSPFVLQEIVMETLQRLSPAHAHNHLRAPAFHQLVQRCQQAYMQYIHHRLIHLTPADYDDFVNAIRSARSAFCLTPMGMMQFNDILQNLKRSKQTKELWQRVSLEMTTFSP, from the exons ATGGAGCTGATGTTCGCGGAATGGGAGGACGGAGAGCGCTTTTCATTCGAAGATTCGGACCGCTTTGAGGAGGATTCGCTCTGTTCCTTCATCTCCGAGGCCGAGAGCCTCTGCCAGAACTGGCGGGGATGGCGCAAACAGTCCGCGGGGCCCAATTCCCCCACTGGCGGCGGTGGCGGAGGTGGCAGTGGCGGTACCAGAATGCGAG ATGGACTGGTGATCCCATTGGTGGAGCTATCAGCAAAGCAGGTGGCATTTCATATCCCATTTGAAGTGGTGGAGAAAGTTTATCCCCCAGTGCCTGAGCAGCTACAGCTCCGAATTGCTTTTTGGAGCTTCCCTGAGAATGAAGAGGATATCCG GCTGTATTCGTGCCTAGCCAATGGCAGCGCGGATGAGTTCCAGCGAGGGGATCAGCTGTTCCGCATGAGGGCTGTGAAGGACCCGCTGCAGATAG GGTTCCACCTGAGTGCTACAGTGGTGCCACCTCAGATGGTACCCCCCAAAGGGGCCTACAACGTGGCTGTGATGTTTGACCGTTGCCGGGTCACTTCCTGCAGCTGCACCTGTGGGGCTGGGGCCAAATGGTGCACTCACGTCGTGGCCCTCTGTCTCTTCCGCATCCACAAC GCTTCTGCAGTCTGCCTGCGTGCCCCAGTCTCAGAGTCCCTGTCTCGGCTGCAGAGGGACCAGCTGCAGAAGTTTGCTCAGTACCTCATCAGTGAGCTCCCTCAGCAG ATTCTCCCCACAGCCCAGCGTCTTCTGGATGAACTCCTCTCTTCGCAGTCGACAGCCATCAATACAGTGTGTGGAGCCCCCG ACCCCACAGCAGGGCCCTCCGCCTCTGACCAGAGTACCTGGTATTTGGATGAATCAACACTCACCGACAATATCAAGAAGACACTGCACAAGTTCTGTGGCCCCTCGCCTGTGGTCTTCAG TGATGTGAACTCCATGTACCTGTCTTCCACGGAGCCGCCAGCCGCTGCTGAATGGGCATGTCTGCTGCGCCCTCTAAGGGGCCGCGAGCCGGAGGGTGTCTGGAACCTGCTTAGCATTGTGCGGGAGATGTTCAAACGGAGGGACAGCAATGCTGCCCCCTTGTTGGAAATCCTCACTGACCAGTGCCTCACCTATGAACAG ATAACAGGTTGGTGGTACAGCGTGCGCACCTCAGCCTCACACAGCAGTGCCAGTGGGCACACGGGCCGTAGCAACGGGCAGTCAGAGGTGGCAGCCCATGCCTGTGCCAGCATGTGTGATGAGATGGTCACACTGTGGAGGCTCGCTGTTTTGGACCCTGCACTCAGCCCCCAGCG CCGCCGGGAACTGTGTGCACAGCTACGCCAGTGGCAGCTGAAGGTGATTGAGAATGTGAAGCGGGGACAGCACAAAAAGACCCTGGAGCGGCTCTTCCCTGGCTTCCGGCCAGCAGTGGAGGCCTGCTACTTCAACTGGGAAGAGGCCTACCCGCTTCCCGGTGTCACCTACAGTGGCACTGACCGGAAGTTGGCACTCTGCTGGGCCCGAGCCCTGCCCCCTCGGCCAGGTGCCTCTCGATCTGGGGGCCTGGAGGAATCCCGGGAGCGGCCCCGACCTCTTCCTTCTGAGCCAGCTGTGCGgcccaaggagcctggggccaAGCGCAAGGGATTGGGTGAGGGGGTCCCCTCGTCACAGCGGGGGCCCCGCCGCCTCTCTGCTGAGGGGGGAGATAAGGCTCTGCATAAGATGGGTCCAGGTGGGGGCAAAGCCAAGGCACTGGGTGGGGCTGGCAGTGGGGGCAAGGGCTCAGCAGGCGGTGGGAGCAAGCGACGGCTGAGCAGTGAAGACAGCTCCCTGGAGCCAGATCTGGCCGAGATGAGCCTGGATGACAGCAGCCTGGCCCTGGGCGCAGAGGCCAGCACCTTCGGTGGATTCCCTGAGAGCCCGccaccctgccctcctcctggtgGCTCCCGAGGTCCTTCCACCTTCCTTCCTGAACCCCCAGATACTTATGAAGAAGATGGTGGTGTGTACTTCTCAGAAGGGCCTGAgcctcccacagcctctgctGGCCCCCGCGGCCTATTGCCTGGGGAGGTCTGTACCCGGGATGACCTCCCCTCCACAGATGAGAGTGGCAATGGGCTCCCCAAAACCAAAGAGGCAGCCACCGCAGTCGGAGAGGAGGATGATGACTACCAGGCATATTATCTGAATGCCCAggatggggctgggggtgaggaagagAAGGCCGAGGGCGGGGCCGGGGAGGAGCACGACCTGTTTGCCGGGCTGAAGCCACTGGAACAGGAGAGCCGCATGGAG GTACTGTTTGCCTGTGCTGAGGCCCTGCATGCGCACGGCTATAGCAGTGAGGCCTCCCGCCTCACCGTGGAGCTTGCCCAGGACCTGCTAGCCAACCCACCCGACCTCAAG GGCAAGAAGAACAAGGTATCCACGAGCCGTCAGACCTGGGTGGCTACCAACACCCTGACCAAGGCAGCCTTCCTGTTGACAGTGCTGAGTGAGCGTCCGGAGCACCACAACCTGGCCTTCCGAGTTGGCATGTTTGCCTTGGAGCTTCAGCGGCCCCCAGCTTCTACCAAGGCCTTGGAG GTGAAGCTGGCATACCAGGAGTCTGAGGTGGCTGCCCTGCTCAAGAAGATTCCTCTGGGTCCGAGTGAGATGAGTACCATGCGGTGCCGGGCAGAGGAGCTTCGGGAGGGGACGCTCTGTGACTATCGGCCTGTTTTGCCTCTCATGCTGGCCAGTTTCATCTTTGACGTTCTCTGTGCTCCAG TGGTTTCTCCCACGGGTTCCCGGCCTCCGAGTCGTAACTGGAACAACGAGATGCCTGGGGAtgaggagctgggatttgaagcaGCAGTTGCTGCCTTAG GTATGAAGACAACTGTGAGTGAGGCAGAGCATCCCCTCCTATGTGAAGGCACACGTCGGGAGAAGGGTGACCTGGCACTGGCACTAATGATCACTTACAAGGATGACCAAGCCAAGCTCAAAAAG ATCTTAGACAAACTCTTGGACCGAGAGAGCCAGACGCATAAGCCCCAGACACTGAGTTCGTTCTACTCATCCAGCCGCCCAGCCACAGCCAGCCAGAGGTCTCCTTCAAAGCATGGGGGCCCATCTGCCCCAGGGGCCCTGCAACCACTGACCTCGGGCTCTGCAGGGCCTGCTCAGCCAGGGAGTGTGgcaggggctgggccaggccccACTGAGGGCTTCACAGAGAAGAATGTGCCTG AAAGTTCCCCACATTCTCCCTGTGAGGGTCTCCCATCTGAGGCAGCTTTAACCCCAAGGCCAGAAGGGAAGGTTCCCAGCCGCCTGGCACTTGGCAGTCGTGGAGGCTACAATGGACGGGGCTGGGGCTCCCCAGGGCGGCCTAAGAAGAAACACACAG GCATGGCCAGCATTGACAGCAGTGCCCCTGAAACCACATCGGATAGCTCCCCCACCTTAAGCCGGAGGCCACTTCGAGGGGGCTGGGCCCCCACCTCCTGGGGCCGAGGACAGGACAGTGACAGCATTAGCAGCTCTTCCTCGGACTCCCTGGGCTCCTCGTCCTCCAGTGGAAGTCGCCGGGCCAGTGCCAGTGGAGGGGCCCGGGCGAAGACAGTTGAAGTTGGCAG GTACAAGGGCCGCCGTCCCGAGAGTCATGCCCCCCATGTACCCAATCAGCCATCAGAGGCAGCTGCACACTTCTACTTCGAGTTAGCGAAGACGGTGCTGATCAAGGCAGGGGGCAACAGCAGCACTTCCATTTTCACACATCCATCTTCCTCAGGGGGCCACCAGGGTCCTCACCGCAACCTGCACCTTTGCGCCTTCGAGATTGGGCTTTATGCCCTTGGCCTGCACAACTTTGTTTCTCCCAACTGGCTCTCACGTACTTATTCTTCCCACGTTTCCTGGATTACAG GTCAGGCAATGGAGATCGGCAGTGCAGCTCTGACTATACTGGTAGAATGCTGGGATGGACACTTGACACCCCCTGAGGTTGCATCCCTGGCTGACAGGGCATCACGGGCACGAGACTCCAATATGGTGAGGGCAGCAGCGGAGCTAGCCCTAAGCTGCCTGCCTCATGCCCATGCGTTGAACCCCAATGAGATCCAGCGGGCCCTGGTGCAGTGCAAGGAGCAG gaTAACCTGATGCTGGAGAAGGCCTGCATGGCAGTGGAAGAGGCGGCTAAGGGTGGGGGTGTATACCCCGAAGTGTTGTTTGAGGTTGCTCACCAGTGGTTCTGGCTATATGAGCAAACAGCAGGTGGCTCATCCACAGCCCGTGAAGGGGCTACAAGCTGTAGTGCCAGTGGGatcagggcagctggggaggctgGGCGGGGGCTGTCTGAGGGCAGGGGGGGCCCAGGGACTGAGCCGGTTACagtggcggcagcagcagcagtgacAGCAGCAGCCACAGTGGTGCCAGTCATCTCAGTGGGGTCCAGTTTATATCCAGGTCCAGGACTGGGGCATGGTCATTCCCCTGGCCTGCACCCCTACACTGCTCTACAGCCCCACCTGCCCTGCAGCCCTCAATACCTCACCCACCCAGCTCACCCTGCCCACCCAATGCCTCATATGCCCCGGCCTGCCGTCTTCCCTGTGCCCAGCTCTGCATACCCACAG GGTGTGCATCCTGCCTTCTTGGGGGCTCAGTACCCCTACTCAGTGACTCCCCCCTCACTTGCTGCCACTGCTGTGTCTTTCCCCGTCCCTTCCATGGCACCCATCACAGTACATCCCTACCACACAGAGCCAGGGCTCCCACTGCCCACCAGTGTGGCCT TGAGCAGCGTCCATCCAGCATCCACATTTCCAGCCATCCAGGGTGCCTCGTTGCCTGCCCTGACTACACAGCCTAGCCCTCTGGTGAGCGGGGGGTTTCCACCACCCGAGGAGGAGACACACAGTCAGCCTGTCAACCCACACAGCCTACATCACCTGCACGCTGCCTACCGTGTTG GAATGCTGGCACTGGAGATGCTGGGTCGTCGAGCACACAATGATCACCCCAACAacttctcccgctccccccccTACACTGATGATGTGAAATGGTTGCTGGGGCTGGCAGCAAAGCTGG gagtGAACTACGTGCACCAGTTCTGTGTGGGGGCAGCCAAGGGGGTGCTGAGCCCGTTTGTGCTGCAGGAGATCGTCATGGAGACGCTGCAGCGGCTGAGCCCTGCTCATGCCCACAACCACCTGCGTGCCCCGGCCTTCCACCAACTGGTGCAGCGCTGCCAGCAGGCATACATGCAG TACATCCACCACCGCTTGATCCACCTGACCCCTGCCGACTACGACGACTTTGTGAATGCGATCCGCAGTGCCCGCAGCGCCTTCTGCCTGACACCCATGGGCATGATGCAGTTCAACGACATCCTGCAGAACCTCAAGCGCAGCAAACAGACCAAGGAGCTGTGGCAGCGGGTCTCACTCGAGATGACCACCTTCTCCCCATGA